TCGAGCAAGGCGTTGGTTTGCGCGCTGCTCAATTTGCCTGTGCCTTTTTTGTTCAACGCCAATTTGCCCAGTGATTTGCCGTTCAGCATCAATTCGCTGCGGGCTGCCACACGGGCGAGCTGCCTATCATCGTCGTTAAACGGCAGCAGGGAAACTTCGCCGACTACGGCGGCGTTCGCCCCCGCTTTTCGGGTAAACAAGATGGAAACCGGAGTTTCTGTTTCGTCCGCCTGATATCCGGCAAGACGGCATGTGCCGGTATTGTCGCAAGCGATGTCCCAGTCTTGGTAATTTTGATAAAAGCCTTGAGGCGGAGCGGCCAGTGCGGTGGCGGGCAAAACAGCCAGCAGCCATTTTTTCATGATGTATTCCTTCAGTTTTATTTTATAGTGGATGGGTAAAAGACGGCGCGGCAAGGAAACACAGTGCCGCACTGCTTTTTTTGTAAAACATATGATGCGTCGTTTGCCAAAAAGTTTTTGGCTCGGGACGGCAAAGGTCGTCTGAAACTCCTTTTCAGACGACCTTTTTTAAGATATACAGGCTGCGTGTTTAATCATCGTTGTAATCGTAGTAATCATTGTACCAGTCGCGGTATTTACGATAGTGGTGTTTATGTCTTTTGTAGCGTGCCTCACGGTAGTAAGGATCGTCATAGTCGTAATCATCACGATCGTAGCGGTAGTCGCGGTAACGGCGGTCGTACCAATAGCTGTCGTTGTCTTTCTGGTTCATTTTTTTATTTCGATAGGCGTATGCATTACCTGCCAAACCACCTGCTACCGCGCCGATGAACGCGCTTTGTTCATCGTTACCCAATAGTCCGCCTAAAGCTGCGCCTGCTGCTGCACCGATAAGGGTAGCTTTTCTTTGGTTGTCAGTGCCCCTAGCTTCCGCATTGATGGAGGGGAGGCTGAGGCTGGCGGCGAGTAATACCGTCATAAGCGGTTTCATAGTCATTGTTTCGTCCTTTCGTGAAACACGGCAGGTGCCGGAGAATGGTCAGCATTATAGTCATTCTTTTGTTCGCCGTTCATTTTTCTGTAGAAAATTAGCGTAAACAAATGTTGTTTGTTGAGGCGCGATTGCTTGGTTGATGGATTGGAAGTCTTAACTATATTGGATTTGACGGTAACAAAACGCCCCGAAGCCGGTATGCGGTTTCGGGACGTTTGGGTTTCAGACGACCTGTGCGGTGTCTGCAACACTTATTTGAAAAAGCCTATTCTTCAGGCAGCCGCCATACGGACAGAATGAATCCGCCCCAGATGACAACGAGTGCGATAATCATCATGACGATGGCTGAGGTACTCATTCTTTGTCTCCTTGTTCATGTTCGTGTTCGTCTTTGACGTTGAAGTTTTGACCATGCTTCCAAGGCAGAAGCGACAGCACCACGGAGATGACAATCAGACCGATCGACATGCCCCAGCCGAAGATATTGAGGAAATCGCTGGGATATTTCGAGTAGTTTTCTTTAAGCAGGCCGATTGTGTCTTGGTACAACATATAGCCGAGCATGGCAACGGTAAAGATGACGCAGGCAGTCCAAATCGCGCCGACGCGGACGGAGGAGAGCGCGTTCAGGTGGTTGCGCAGCTCGGGCAGTTTGCGCAGGACGATGATGGCCAAAACATAGACGAAGCCGGCGGCGACGATGCCGTAGGTGTTGACGAATTTGTCCAATACGTCCAAAACGGGCAGGCCTGTGGTCGTGCCGAAGAGCAGGGTGGAGATAATGCCCATCGGAATGCAGACGAGCAGGGTAGCGTTGACGCGGCCGATGTTCAATTTGTCCTGAATGGCGGCAACGATAACCTCGACGATGGAAATCATCGAGGTAATGCCTGCGAATACCAGCGAACCGAAGAACAATACGCCGATCAGCGCCCCCATCGGAGCTTGGTTGATGATGGTCGGGAAGGCGATGAAAGCCAAACCGATGCCGCTGGAAGCCACTTCGCTGACGGCTTGCCCTTTCGCTTGCGCCATAAAGCCCAGCGCGGCAAATACGCCGATACCGGCGAGCAATTCAAAGCTGCTGTTGGCAAAGCCGACAACCAAGCCGGTACCGCCCAAGTCGGTTTTTTTCTTCAGGTAGGAAGAGTAAGTCACCATGATGCCGAAGCAGATGGAGAGCGAGAAGAAAATCTGACCGTATGCGGCAACCCAGACTTTCGGATCGGAAAGTTTCGACCAGTCGGGCGTAAACAGCGCGTCCAAACCCTTAGCCGCGCCTGGCAGCGTCAGCGAGATGCCGACCATGATGATGAACATAATCAAAAGCAGCGGCATGAAGAACGACGATGCGCCCGCCACGCCTTTTTGTACGCCTAAAGCCATGATGATGCAGGTAAACAGCCATACGCCGATCAGCGGGCCGACGACTTTACCGACAAAATCCAAGCCCAAGGCTTCAGGACCTGCCATGTTCAAAAAGTCTTTAAAGAAAAACGCCTGCGGATCTGCGCCCCATGCCGCGTTCAGCGAGTAATACGCATAGCTTGCCGACCAGCCGATGATGACCGCGTAGTAGATACAGATGATGACGTTGGTCATGACGTTCCACCAGCCCACAGGCTCGAACCAGCGGCCGAGGCGGCGGAAAGCCAGCGGAGCAGAGCCGCGGTAGCGGTGGCCGATGGCGTAGTCGAGCAGCAGCAGCGGGATGCCGGCGGTCAAGAGCGCGACCAGATAGGGTAGGAGGAACGCACCGCCGCCGTTTTCGAAGGCGATGTAGGGGAAACGCCAAATGTTGCCCAGGCCGACGGCAGAGCCGATAGCGGCAACCATAAACGCGCGGCGGTTGCTAAACGTCGCGCGTTCGTTTGTTTTGGAATCAGACACGTTGATACCTCTTGCTTTGATGTGGTATGAAAACAGCCGCTTGGCGGCTTACGGTTATAGAAATGAGGTCTGACAGGGGTAATGTCGTCTGAAAAAAACAGTCGGCTTGTGGCCTTTGTTTACAATCTATGGCTGTATCGTAAAAAAATTTAACAGGCTTGGCAAGCGGAAAACAGATTTAAGTTGCGTTTCGGGCAGTTCTGGGAATTTCAGACGGCCTTGCATTGCCCAAGGGCAGGGTGAGTTGCCGGATGTGGACGTTATTGTTTTTGGCGTTTAGGGCTTGTTGTGCAATTTGGTATGAATTCGAATGCACATTATTTTTTAAGGAATGACGTAAAAAATAAAAGGTCGTCTGAAAACCGGTTTCAAAGTTTCAGACGACCTTTTATCTTTTCCGGAAAACCTAGCTTACCCTCTGCGCAACACGGCGTTGTTGACGTATTTTTGGATGCCGGTGGCGATGGCGTCGGCGCATTGGCGGCGGAAGGAGTCGCTGCCGAGCAGCCGCTCTTCGGTGGGGTTGGACAGGAAGGCGGTTTCGACAAGGATGGACGGGATGTCGGGCGCGCGCAGGACGGCGAAGTTGGCTTCGTCAACACGGCCTTTGTGGAGTTGGTTGAGTTTGCCCAATTCGGTCAGGACGGAATGTCCGAGCTTGCGGCTGTCGCGCATGGTGGCGGTTTGGGTCATGTCGAGAATGGCGTTATCGACGCTGCGGTTGCCGCTTTTAAGGACGCCGCCGATGGCGTCGGCGTTGTTTTGGGTTTGGGCGAGGAATTTGGCGGCGGAGCTGGTCGCACCTTTGGTGTTGAGCATATACACGCCGGTACCGCGCGCAGACGGGCTGGTGAAGGCGTCGGCATGGATGGAGACGAACACGTCGGCATTACGGGCGCGGGCTTTGGCGACGCGCACGCCCAATGGGATGAAGATGTCTTCGTTGCGGGTCATGTAAACGGTGTAGCCTATGCTTTCAAGGCGGTTTTTGGCTTCGCGGGCGATGGAGAGGACGACGTTTTTCTCTTTCAAGCCGCTGGGTCCGATGGCGCCGGGGTCTTCGCCGCCGTGACCGGGGTCTAGCATGACGACGGGGCGGCGTCCGCCGCGGTTGGAGCGGGGAGGTGCGTCTTGGGCAATGTTCGTGCGATCGGTAGGACGTTGCGTTTGCATGCGTTTCGGCGGATTGCCGTTGAGCAGCGCCATCATCGGATCGTTGGCATCGACGCCGTGCGGATAGAGGTCGATGACGAGGCGGTTTTTAAAGCCGCCGACAGGGGCAAGCGAGAAGACTTGCGGATAGGCGTTTTGCTTGAGGTCGATCACGACGCGTACGGTCGTCGGGGTGTTTTGTCCGGCGCGGATGCTGCGGATATAGGGGTCGTCGGGCAGGACTTTGCCGGAAATGCCTTGCAGGACGCTGTTGATGTTGGCGTTTTGGATGTCGATGACGAGCCTGCCGGGGTTTTCCAAGGCGAAATGCTGATATTGCAGGGCGCGCGAGCTTTCGATGGTGATGCGGGTATAGGCGTGCGAAGGCCAAATACGGGCGGCGACGAATTGGGCGGGCGGCGCGGCTTTGGCGAGGGCGGAGGCAATCGGCGTGAGGGTAAACAACAGTCCGGCGGCTTGGCGGACGACTTGTCTTCGTGTCAGTTTGAATTTAACCATGCTTCTAAACTTTTTTGTCCGTTGGCGGTGTGTGCGGTAGCGGTGCAGGTCCTGCCCTGCACGGCGTGATTCAGGGATACGGTGATGTCTGCGGGCGGCGTGAACGCGCCGCCTTGTTGCGGCCATTCGATGATACAGACGCTGTCAGGGGAGAACAGGTCGTCCAAACCCGCATCTTCCCATTCTTCGGGCGAGGCAAAGCGGTAAAGGTCGAAATGATGGAGCGTGAACGCTTCCAGCGGGTAGGATTCGACGATGGCGTAGGTCGGGCTTTTGACCGCGCCGGTGTGTCCGAGTCCTCGCAGGATGCCGCGCGTGAACGTGGTTTTCCCCGCGCCCAAATCGCCTTGCAGATGGATGACCAATGGCGCGCGCAGCGATTTTGCCCAACTTCCGCCCAGCTCGAGTGTGGACTCTTCGTCGGGAAGCCGGCGGGAAAAGGTTGCGCCCTCGCTCATGAAATCAGCCTTGTCGTGTTCTAAAAATCTTAATTATGCTGGATTTACGGGCATTTGCAAACATAAGGGAGGATAAAGTTAGATAAAGATGTTCAATCGGCATCTTTGCCGCCTGCCGTCCAAACGCCGTAGAGGTCGTCTGAAAACACCGTTTCCACACAACTCAAACCCTTTCAGACGACCCCGTCCCTGTTAAGCCTTGCGCCGAACGTGTACAATCCGCCCCATCATACCTAATCCGTACAAACCGCATCATGACTATCAGCAAACAACGCCCCATCGGCGTTTTCGATTCCGGCGT
Above is a window of Neisseria mucosa DNA encoding:
- a CDS encoding flagellar motor protein MotB, giving the protein MTMKPLMTVLLAASLSLPSINAEARGTDNQRKATLIGAAAGAALGGLLGNDEQSAFIGAVAGGLAGNAYAYRNKKMNQKDNDSYWYDRRYRDYRYDRDDYDYDDPYYREARYKRHKHHYRKYRDWYNDYYDYNDD
- a CDS encoding putative methionine/alanine importer small subunit, encoding MSTSAIVMMIIALVVIWGGFILSVWRLPEE
- a CDS encoding sodium-dependent transporter, giving the protein MSDSKTNERATFSNRRAFMVAAIGSAVGLGNIWRFPYIAFENGGGAFLLPYLVALLTAGIPLLLLDYAIGHRYRGSAPLAFRRLGRWFEPVGWWNVMTNVIICIYYAVIIGWSASYAYYSLNAAWGADPQAFFFKDFLNMAGPEALGLDFVGKVVGPLIGVWLFTCIIMALGVQKGVAGASSFFMPLLLIMFIIMVGISLTLPGAAKGLDALFTPDWSKLSDPKVWVAAYGQIFFSLSICFGIMVTYSSYLKKKTDLGGTGLVVGFANSSFELLAGIGVFAALGFMAQAKGQAVSEVASSGIGLAFIAFPTIINQAPMGALIGVLFFGSLVFAGITSMISIVEVIVAAIQDKLNIGRVNATLLVCIPMGIISTLLFGTTTGLPVLDVLDKFVNTYGIVAAGFVYVLAIIVLRKLPELRNHLNALSSVRVGAIWTACVIFTVAMLGYMLYQDTIGLLKENYSKYPSDFLNIFGWGMSIGLIVISVVLSLLPWKHGQNFNVKDEHEHEQGDKE
- the amiC gene encoding N-acetylmuramoyl-L-alanine amidase (hydrolyzes the bond between N-acetylmuramic acid and amino acid residues in peptidoglycan), producing the protein MVKFKLTRRQVVRQAAGLLFTLTPIASALAKAAPPAQFVAARIWPSHAYTRITIESSRALQYQHFALENPGRLVIDIQNANINSVLQGISGKVLPDDPYIRSIRAGQNTPTTVRVVIDLKQNAYPQVFSLAPVGGFKNRLVIDLYPHGVDANDPMMALLNGNPPKRMQTQRPTDRTNIAQDAPPRSNRGGRRPVVMLDPGHGGEDPGAIGPSGLKEKNVVLSIAREAKNRLESIGYTVYMTRNEDIFIPLGVRVAKARARNADVFVSIHADAFTSPSARGTGVYMLNTKGATSSAAKFLAQTQNNADAIGGVLKSGNRSVDNAILDMTQTATMRDSRKLGHSVLTELGKLNQLHKGRVDEANFAVLRAPDIPSILVETAFLSNPTEERLLGSDSFRRQCADAIATGIQKYVNNAVLRRG
- a CDS encoding tRNA (adenosine(37)-N6)-threonylcarbamoyltransferase complex ATPase subunit type 1 TsaE — translated: MSEGATFSRRLPDEESTLELGGSWAKSLRAPLVIHLQGDLGAGKTTFTRGILRGLGHTGAVKSPTYAIVESYPLEAFTLHHFDLYRFASPEEWEDAGLDDLFSPDSVCIIEWPQQGGAFTPPADITVSLNHAVQGRTCTATAHTANGQKSLEAWLNSN